The Gammaproteobacteria bacterium genome has a segment encoding these proteins:
- the purL gene encoding phosphoribosylformylglycinamidine synthase produces the protein MLEIAGSPALTASRLARLLKAIHATHPHIRSVEARFIHYLDVTRPLQPAQRLTLDELLRYGPAAPAGSPAPAVLWVVPRLGTISPWSSKATDILRNSGLDAVQRCERGIAYGFVAGQPLSQADVRALAPLLHDRMTETALTRPPTSAELFAGARPAPLRRVPLVRLGRGALEEANRAWGLALSDEEVDYLESRFRELARDPTDAELMMFAQANSEHCRHKIFNASWTIDDARQPHSLFDLIRSTHAASPQGVLSAYSDNAAVIEGAMAARLLADPLTGEYRLQRECTHTLLKVETHNHPTAISPFPGAATGAGGEIRDEGATGRGARPKAGMAGFTVSHLRLPACPQPWEADDVGRPRRLASALQIMLEGPIGAAAFNNEFGRPNIAGYFRSFEQAVPGEPGRAWGYHKPIMIAGGLGNIRGDDVHKSGVPEGSLLIVIGGPAMLIGLGGGAASSMTSGQSTEDLDFASVQRGNPEMQRRAQEVIEACWSAGAGPSGRNPILMIHDVGAGGLSNALPELVHGSGRGGCIELREVPNAEPGMAPAQIWCNEAQERYVLAIAPDDLEWFRAICQRERCPFAVLGSADASGRLLVSDRLLGEPVVDMPLDVLLGKPPATRMRVKRQPRPVGLAEFAGIDLVEACRRVLRFPAVADKSFLIHIGDRTVGGLVHRDQLVGPWQVAVSDVAVTALGFDGEAGEAMAIGERPPLAIIDPAAAGRMAVGEALTNILSADVGGLRRVRLSANWMAASGVSGEDEALFDAVTAVSALCCELGVAIPVGKDSLSMRSAWQDHGAPRAVVAPVSLVVTAFAPLADIRRTLTPQLRQEEGSCLYLLELVPGGQHRLGGSCLAQAFGVLGGPVPDLDDAQRFMQLVACVLVLHERHLMLAYHDRSDGGLFAALCEMAFAGRAGLSVELASGNSAQVLGALFSEELGVLIQVRQGDVAAVEAVAAEHGVGECLRRIAVVTRGDRLLFQQRGTVLLDFDRNELYALWSELSYHMQALRDNPASAAQAYEAGLDADDPGLAPRLTFDPAAAPRVVTGAAPRVAILREQGINGQVEMAAAFLRAGFAPVDVHMSDLLAGRRSLGEFRGLVACGGFSYGDVLGAGGGWAKSILFNAAMREQFQAFFARPDTFALGVCNGCQMLSALQPLIPGAGHWPRFVQNLSEQFEARLSLVEILPGTSIFTQGMTGSRLLIATSHGEGRAEFAALSDLAACFAGGQVALRYVDNHGRPATSYPANPNGSPDGVAGFSAADGRVLIMMPHPERVHLSFQHSWHPDGWGEEGPWMRIFHNARAWVG, from the coding sequence ATGCTTGAGATTGCCGGATCACCGGCCCTGACCGCATCGCGGCTCGCGCGACTGCTGAAGGCCATCCACGCGACGCACCCGCACATCCGCTCGGTCGAGGCACGCTTCATTCACTATCTCGACGTGACGCGGCCGCTGCAGCCTGCGCAGCGCCTCACGCTCGACGAGCTGCTGCGTTACGGGCCCGCTGCGCCAGCCGGTTCGCCGGCGCCCGCGGTCCTGTGGGTCGTCCCACGGCTCGGAACCATCTCGCCGTGGTCCAGCAAGGCGACCGACATCCTGCGCAACAGCGGGCTCGATGCCGTGCAACGCTGCGAGCGTGGCATCGCCTACGGCTTCGTCGCCGGGCAGCCGTTGTCCCAGGCCGACGTGCGCGCGCTCGCGCCGTTGCTGCATGACCGGATGACGGAAACGGCGCTCACCCGGCCGCCCACCTCTGCGGAGCTCTTCGCCGGGGCGAGGCCCGCCCCGTTGCGGCGGGTGCCGTTGGTCCGGCTCGGCCGCGGCGCGCTGGAAGAAGCAAACCGCGCCTGGGGACTGGCGTTGTCGGACGAGGAAGTGGACTACCTCGAGTCGCGTTTCCGGGAACTCGCGCGCGATCCCACCGACGCCGAGTTGATGATGTTCGCGCAGGCCAACTCCGAGCACTGCCGTCACAAGATATTCAATGCAAGCTGGACCATTGACGATGCCAGGCAGCCGCACAGCCTGTTCGACCTGATCCGCAGCACTCACGCTGCCAGCCCGCAGGGCGTGCTCAGTGCCTACAGCGACAATGCGGCGGTGATCGAAGGAGCGATGGCGGCGCGCCTGCTCGCCGATCCGCTGACCGGCGAATACCGGTTGCAGCGCGAATGCACGCACACCCTGCTGAAGGTGGAAACGCACAATCACCCCACCGCCATTTCGCCATTTCCGGGGGCGGCGACGGGTGCCGGTGGCGAGATCCGTGACGAAGGCGCCACGGGTCGTGGCGCACGGCCCAAGGCCGGCATGGCCGGGTTCACCGTGTCACACCTGCGGCTGCCGGCATGCCCGCAGCCCTGGGAGGCGGACGATGTCGGCCGGCCCCGGCGACTGGCGTCGGCGCTGCAGATCATGCTCGAAGGGCCGATCGGTGCGGCGGCTTTCAACAATGAATTCGGACGGCCGAACATCGCCGGCTACTTCCGCAGCTTCGAGCAGGCGGTGCCGGGTGAGCCCGGCCGCGCCTGGGGTTACCACAAGCCGATCATGATTGCGGGCGGGCTCGGCAACATTCGCGGCGACGACGTGCACAAGTCCGGGGTGCCGGAGGGCTCGCTCCTGATCGTGATCGGCGGTCCGGCCATGCTGATCGGGCTCGGCGGCGGTGCGGCGTCTTCCATGACCAGCGGGCAGAGCACCGAGGACCTGGATTTCGCTTCGGTGCAGAGGGGCAACCCGGAGATGCAACGTCGCGCCCAGGAGGTGATCGAGGCCTGCTGGAGCGCCGGTGCGGGGCCGTCCGGGCGCAATCCCATCCTGATGATTCATGACGTCGGTGCCGGTGGCCTGTCGAACGCGCTGCCGGAACTGGTCCATGGCAGCGGACGCGGCGGGTGCATCGAACTGCGCGAGGTTCCGAACGCGGAGCCGGGCATGGCGCCGGCACAGATCTGGTGCAACGAGGCGCAGGAGCGCTACGTGCTCGCGATTGCGCCGGATGACCTCGAGTGGTTTCGGGCCATCTGCCAGCGCGAGCGCTGCCCGTTCGCGGTCCTTGGCAGCGCGGATGCTTCCGGACGATTGCTGGTGAGCGACCGGCTGCTCGGCGAACCGGTGGTCGACATGCCGCTCGATGTGCTGCTCGGCAAGCCGCCAGCAACCCGCATGCGAGTGAAACGCCAGCCGCGCCCGGTCGGCCTGGCGGAGTTCGCCGGCATCGATCTGGTGGAGGCTTGCCGGCGGGTGTTGCGCTTTCCCGCGGTGGCCGACAAGTCGTTCCTGATCCACATCGGTGATCGAACGGTGGGTGGGCTGGTGCACCGTGACCAGCTCGTCGGACCCTGGCAGGTCGCGGTGAGTGACGTCGCGGTCACCGCGCTCGGGTTCGACGGCGAGGCGGGTGAAGCCATGGCGATCGGCGAGCGTCCGCCGCTGGCGATCATCGATCCGGCTGCCGCCGGCAGAATGGCGGTCGGTGAGGCACTGACCAATATCCTGAGCGCAGACGTGGGCGGTTTGCGACGCGTGCGCTTGTCAGCCAACTGGATGGCGGCAAGCGGTGTGAGCGGCGAGGACGAGGCGCTGTTCGATGCGGTGACTGCCGTCTCCGCGCTGTGCTGCGAGTTGGGCGTAGCCATTCCGGTGGGCAAGGATTCGCTGTCGATGCGCTCGGCATGGCAGGATCACGGCGCGCCCCGGGCGGTGGTCGCGCCGGTCTCGCTCGTGGTGACCGCTTTTGCGCCGTTGGCCGATATTCGCCGAACGCTTACGCCCCAGCTCAGGCAGGAAGAGGGGAGCTGCCTGTACCTGCTCGAACTCGTCCCCGGTGGGCAGCATCGGCTCGGCGGGTCCTGTCTCGCGCAGGCATTTGGCGTGTTGGGCGGCCCGGTGCCGGATCTCGACGATGCGCAGCGGTTCATGCAACTGGTCGCCTGCGTACTGGTCCTGCACGAGCGTCACCTGATGCTCGCCTACCACGACCGCTCCGACGGCGGACTATTCGCGGCATTGTGCGAGATGGCATTTGCAGGACGCGCGGGCCTCAGCGTCGAGTTGGCGTCCGGTAACTCCGCTCAGGTACTCGGCGCACTGTTCAGCGAGGAACTGGGCGTGCTCATCCAGGTGCGTCAGGGGGACGTGGCTGCCGTCGAGGCGGTGGCCGCCGAACACGGGGTCGGTGAATGTCTGCGCCGCATCGCCGTCGTGACCCGCGGCGACCGCCTGCTGTTCCAGCAGCGCGGTACGGTGTTGCTGGACTTCGATCGCAATGAACTGTACGCGCTCTGGTCGGAGCTCAGTTACCACATGCAGGCCCTGCGGGATAATCCCGCGAGCGCTGCGCAGGCCTACGAGGCCGGGCTCGATGCGGACGATCCGGGACTCGCGCCGCGACTGACCTTCGATCCGGCGGCGGCGCCGCGAGTGGTCACAGGCGCGGCGCCGCGGGTTGCGATCCTGCGCGAGCAGGGCATCAATGGCCAGGTCGAAATGGCGGCCGCGTTCCTGCGTGCCGGGTTTGCGCCGGTGGACGTGCACATGTCGGACCTGCTCGCCGGCCGGCGCAGCCTCGGGGAGTTTCGCGGCCTGGTGGCCTGCGGTGGATTCTCCTATGGCGACGTGCTGGGTGCAGGCGGCGGCTGGGCCAAGTCGATCCTGTTCAACGCCGCCATGCGCGAGCAGTTCCAGGCATTTTTTGCGCGCCCCGACACCTTTGCCCTCGGGGTCTGCAACGGCTGCCAGATGCTGTCGGCCCTGCAGCCGCTCATTCCCGGCGCCGGGCACTGGCCGCGCTTCGTGCAGAATCTCTCGGAGCAGTTCGAGGCGCGCCTGAGCCTGGTGGAGATACTGCCCGGCACGTCCATTTTTACCCAGGGCATGACCGGCAGTCGTTTGCTGATCGCTACCTCGCACGGCGAGGGTCGCGCGGAGTTCGCGGCCTTGTCCGATCTCGCGGCGTGCTTCGCAGGCGGGCAGGTCGCCCTGCGCTACGTGGACAACCACGGACGTCCTGCCACAAGTTATCCGGCAAATCCGAATGGTTCGCCGGATGGCGTGGCCGGTTTCAGTGCCGCAGACGGCAGGGTGCTGATCATGATGCCGCATCCCGAGCGCGTGCACCTCAGCTTCCAGCACTCCTGGCACCCGGACGGATGGGGCGAAGAGGGGCCGTGGATGCGCATATTCCACAACGCCCGCGCCTGGGTCGGCTGA
- the tagH gene encoding type VI secretion system-associated FHA domain protein TagH codes for MALRLRIISHQKDQLENGGLREFRACGGTIGRAADNDWVLPDDKRFISSRHALIDYQAGAYYLVDTSRNGVYVNGADTAVGRGHPQRLFNGDRLRLGEYEVTVELDAASEQPADDGMRDSVVRAQLVPVDESVELKLVDESKLRAFDYNALERHLKPADADASSAARKPVAVPAPAKPAPAAAPPQANSAQALETFCKAAGLKPSDLRGSNPDEVLQTAGRLTRELLTGLAELLQNRARMKDALRLSQTIIRANRNNPLKFSANVQDALRYLLGEPGESYLPPDQAVRSAFDDVRNHQNALLKAMIHAVRDFAERLDPDELRSRFDRGLKRSPLLASTNKLKYWELYEESYQTITHAEEGEPMPRVVIEELTRVYEQELETLQQGATRPILPHPAQAN; via the coding sequence ATGGCTTTGCGCCTTCGCATCATCAGTCACCAGAAGGACCAGCTGGAAAACGGCGGTCTGCGCGAGTTTCGTGCCTGCGGCGGCACGATCGGCCGTGCCGCAGACAACGACTGGGTATTGCCTGACGACAAGCGCTTCATCTCCAGCCGCCACGCCCTCATCGACTACCAGGCGGGGGCCTACTACCTGGTCGATACGAGTCGCAATGGCGTGTACGTGAACGGAGCGGATACCGCCGTCGGCCGCGGCCATCCGCAGCGCCTGTTCAACGGCGACCGCCTGCGCCTTGGCGAATATGAAGTCACCGTCGAACTCGATGCAGCCAGCGAACAGCCGGCCGATGACGGCATGCGGGACTCCGTGGTGCGCGCCCAGCTCGTGCCCGTGGATGAGTCCGTCGAGCTGAAACTGGTCGATGAAAGCAAGCTGCGGGCCTTCGACTACAACGCCCTCGAGCGCCATCTCAAGCCGGCCGATGCGGACGCGAGCAGCGCGGCGCGCAAGCCGGTGGCCGTGCCGGCGCCGGCGAAGCCGGCCCCGGCGGCAGCACCGCCGCAGGCCAACAGCGCACAGGCACTCGAAACCTTCTGCAAGGCCGCCGGCCTGAAGCCCTCGGACCTGCGCGGCTCGAACCCGGACGAAGTCCTGCAGACTGCCGGCCGGCTGACCCGCGAACTGCTGACGGGCCTTGCCGAACTGCTGCAGAACCGCGCCCGCATGAAAGACGCGTTGCGCCTCTCACAAACCATCATACGGGCGAACCGCAACAACCCGCTGAAGTTCTCCGCCAACGTCCAGGACGCGCTCCGCTACCTGCTCGGCGAGCCGGGCGAGTCCTACCTGCCACCCGACCAGGCGGTGCGCTCCGCATTCGATGACGTGAGAAACCACCAGAACGCGCTCCTGAAGGCAATGATCCATGCCGTGCGCGACTTCGCCGAAAGGCTCGACCCGGACGAGCTGCGCAGCCGCTTCGATCGCGGCCTGAAACGCTCGCCGCTGCTCGCCAGCACCAACAAGCTGAAGTACTGGGAGCTGTACGAAGAAAGCTACCAGACAATCACCCACGCCGAGGAAGGCGAGCCAATGCCCCGGGTAGTGATCGAGGAGCTGAC
- a CDS encoding DUF1820 family protein, with the protein MSARRLYKISFLSQGKVYEIYARSVAQGSLFGFIEVEKLVFGERSSVVLDPSEERIKSEFQGVRRTYLPMHAVLRIDEVEKEGVCKISKAEGGNVAQFPMPVFAPGSRNDGGE; encoded by the coding sequence ATGTCGGCCCGACGACTTTACAAAATCTCATTTCTGAGTCAGGGCAAGGTCTACGAGATCTACGCCCGCTCGGTGGCCCAGGGCAGCCTGTTCGGCTTCATCGAGGTCGAAAAGCTGGTGTTCGGAGAACGCAGCAGCGTGGTGCTCGACCCCTCCGAGGAGCGCATCAAGTCGGAGTTCCAGGGCGTGCGCCGCACCTATCTGCCGATGCACGCCGTGCTGCGGATCGATGAGGTCGAAAAAGAGGGCGTCTGCAAGATCAGCAAGGCGGAAGGCGGCAACGTGGCGCAGTTTCCCATGCCGGTATTCGCTCCCGGCAGTCGCAATGACGGCGGCGAGTGA